TTTGGTTTATATCAATAGAAGAATGTGGCATTATGCAATCAAGGGTTGAAATCTTCCTGAATAAAGTATGTCCTTGGTATACAAacaagatgcgttccaagaccttgtttgtaagttgataaacctatgcaaggcatctaAAGGTgctgttatcctgcagaatacaacactgcattacaagtgtgcattaacccttttagtgctatccttcttcccggaGACAGTCGAAAAAtgctaaaatgtattttaataaaatgtagcaaatatataaaaataaacattatctttaagcggtttttttttattaatgagattaaattggacaataatcacaacattttatACGTTTTctgatacagtggaacctcgttaaagcgagtacgggctattgcgagacccccgctattacaagAGATAgacgatgcaccgtcaattgatcctattataagcatgttaaaaattacgtatttacGAGGCCCTAtaggtgttggctctcgccatagcgagggtttcaccgccggaaaaacttacaccaagactccttaacctctgtaattgctagcgatctgttagaaatgaagttaatggagtgctcagtctcaaatttatgtggtaaactgtcgttcgatatataagtagttaattttggtgaaaatattgtggcattagcatttgcgaatgcttgttcttcttttgttcctcgggcggcagaaagcagacggcagcatacccgcacgtccgtgagttgcgtgaataggaagcatttgatggcagtcaccatggccaaaaaaacaccaaacatgtctaagcaataaaataaaaataaaggagtaatatgaggtatattggctattatttgcaccacctccggtaaagcgacaattcgctatagcgagtgtttattggtgcaccgtgaggtgtcgttttatcgagatTGCACTgtatataagttttttatttcaatgtcctcaaatttaacaacaataaagtaaaagccgatatatcggagCGCCGAACATTTCAGTCGAgcggtaaaagccgatatatcggcacgCCACACTAAAAGGGTTAACTAACGATTGTGACGAGCTAATCTAGCTGCACGTGCGACGCAGCTGGAGCTGAAAAAATCACTATCCGAGGGAAGGAATAACGGgaaaaacgctgaacagttcctgacttcacaacagattaaatgatactttgttcataTTATGCCCAAAGTGTGAGTTCCTCTACTTGACACAATGTTGCATCGGCCAActcgaaaggtgccaaatttcaAGTTTCAGGCACGCTTGaatgtttaaaatgtttcaaaGAAGAGGACTTAATGCACATCCACTGTGATTTGTAATAACAAGAACTTCGTAATGACATTTTTCCAATCAACGATAGCCTACTGTATGCTAATGGCTTCGAGTTTCACTTTAATCATCTTGCAActttaaaaattgaattccatTTACCACAATTACGGTCAGGGAAGTAGAATGTGGTAGCCCAGTGGGTAGAGCTTCAAGGTTCTGATTGAAGGGTCCCAGGTGAAGCCTTAGAGGAGACTTACAAATAAAAACCTCTAAGAATAAGATGGCCCAGAGAAAGGATCCATTCTCTTACACTGAATACATGAGTTGCACACACCTAAGATTTCAGCTTGGATGCACTCTACTCTCCTGCCATTAGATAGTTACCAACCTAGCGGTAGAAGGGTGTCCAAAAGGAAGATCAGGGGGATTGATGGAACCATTGAAATATTGggaaagaataataatttttcttttctttcttcctaAGGTTAATTAGTAGAAAGTAaagatgttatttttcctaaattaaaatggaattctacaagttTAAAgcctcaaaaattcagtgttataaaaattttttgggGGCAAAATCAGTTTTATCAAGAGATTAAtgaaaatatcagtaaaaaattaaaaaggagaggcacatcaacagaaaaaaatatatataaggtGTCAGGATGGGGGATGTACCATATAGCCACAAGTAGGAGGGCAACCCTACTTCAAATCACAGTTTAAGGCAACTCAGCTCAGTCCATACTAAGATAGGCACACACTTCACTCAAGGACAATTTGAGAGAATTCATaggagaaagaaaatgaaatggcCACTCAGCCAAGCCCAGAacaaggaaaatttttataaaaaatgatttgaagATAATCCTCTTACCAGATTACAGTCCAAATGGAATGCTGTAGGTAAATGACCAGAGTTGTACTGCTCAGCAGGTCGGCAATCAACAAGGAAGAACCTCACTCCTTCCAGGCTATCCGAGTCATGAGTGGACTCTGCATTGGCGACTAGCTCTTCTGCTGATACTGGGAGACATAATGCTTGAGAAATAGTAACTGCTTCAGATTCCACCGCTGCATGAGCATTGGGACCAAACATTACGTCTGCAAGATCctggaaaaattaaattgctattaAAATTCAGCCAcagctaattaatttttaaaaagacgaAAGGATTTCAAAGCATTGGCCTAAAGATCACATCAAGAGATATCATTTATCACACAAAATTGTAATGAAgctggaaaaaaatgcttttaattcCAAGAATCATTGGTTCAGTCCATATTCTCTAATTAACTGCCAAGTGCACATACATGATACAGTACACCCACAAAAATAAGTTAGGCTTGATCAAGTTTTCACAGCTTTTGAAGATGCTCATACATGAAAACCCACAGAATGTTAATGGTGAGATAATGAATTATGGGTATCAAACTGAGTCTTCCACTTGAATGAAAATGACTAATTTTAAATGTGTACATGGATAGTGGTACAATATTCCAAAAGCTCTAACACCTCCAAATTCTCAGTTACATCATCCTCACTTAACTGTACTCAACTCAATTTTACCTTTCTAAAAGAAATTGGTGTCTTCAGTGCATGATATTGAGCTAAGGAACAGAAGTCCGTGACATCATCAGCAACAAGGGCACAAGGCATAGAAACCAAAGCGTTCACTATACTTTCCTTAGtctcatttttcatttccataatttgctctctggaaaaaataacattcttaGTGGAATCGTGAATCATTATCCAACTAAATGAACTCCAAAAGATAATACCTCATTACCTGGCATTTACCATCATGACAAGAGcaagaaaaaacacaaaaaatgaatctGATTTCTGGAAGTATAAATCCCACATGGCAAAAATGGCATTCAGGTTGCATGTTGCAGCAAATAAGGACTGGAACTGAAAGAAAGAACGATCAATTATTTATCACCATAACCCCAATCAGCATTATAGTATACCCAAACATAAAATTCAGTCATACCCATGTCATACAATAGAGATCAGGACTAATTTTTTTAGTATCTAAAAATGAGCACAGTTGAGGATCATGGTATAGTAGAAGAAGACGGAATAAGTGGAATGGAACGCCATTCTTTGTACAGCACCTGAAAAAGATGTTTCAAACTcccaataaaaacaattaacattTAATCGTCAAATcacaacttaaaaaattatttcggataaaataccttggaataaatCGATTTATGATGGCTTGAAACAAATTATAGGTCTCAGTTCTTTGAAGCTTCAAGGCAATAAGAGGAAGAAGTATTTCGATCCAACCGTTGTTTCTTTCATACTTTAATTTGGTTGATTTGCAATAGAATGTTAGTATTGACTCAAGATCAGATATCACAGACACTTTATCTTCGTCTTCATTTCCAAGTTTATCttaaagaaaatgatgaaatcattattattacaggcactaaaaaaaaacaataatataactgGATAAAAAGGGGAAGACCTACCAACAAATTTTTGGCAATCTTCTCGCAAAAGCTTCTGTTCTGGAAGGTCAAATATATCATCGAAAACGACAGAATGGTTTTTCCTGTCCTGCAGGTCAAAACAAATTTGCCATACATCAGCTCTTAGAGAATCTGGtatcttttttcctttccatttgctGAATATGTCTGATGGCGAACAGTCCGTAAGAAGAGCAGTCTCAAGCTCTGAAGCCCTGAAATTCCAAACAATGCTACTAGTAAAATCCCTCACATATAAGCTTGAAGTCATGTTCATAGAAATATCGCCTTGTAGGTCCAATTTGCGCAATTCTTTAGTCTTACTTGTCAATGTAAACAATGATAAGACTTTCAATGTTACATTCAAGCAATGGCGATCTCGTAAAAGATACATACTCAATAAATACTCAGTTCTCAAAAACGAGTGTTTAAAACGGAGGTAAAATAAAATCGTGGCAATATTGACAAGacgtaaacaaaatatttgtaaCACGTCAGTGATATGGCTTCGATTCCCTTTCACCGTCAAACCTAAGTTGTGGTCACCAAAACAGATGAATTGGATAGTAAGTTCATAGAGTGTAGTATATCAATATCTTTCTCGAAAAACTTATCTACTTGGCTAAGCCTcaaatattacataatttcaaGCCAAAAAATTAGAGAAGTAAGAGgacaatatgtaaaatatttccgcATAGACGAGGCTATTAGAAGGCAACGACCTAGGACTAGAGTTCTCATTAATTCTGCttgaaattgaaatacaaaatcaTTGAAGAAAATAGGAGAGTACTTCACTTTACCATGAATTTTCGTCCTCCTCCAATGCCATCATGCCATTTTGACGTGCTAACCCTACAAATGCCTACTAAGCAGTACAGAAGTTCACTTAACAGATGGCGAAGCTGGTCAAAGAACAATTCGCGCCGATCGCCGTGCGTGTGGAAAATTAGGAAGGGACGGTCTGGAAATGTTTTCCGTCATGGCGGCTGCCAGCAGATCTGGTGTGGATGGACATTCTTGGTCGAAATGGCAAATAGCATTAGTAGTTGGGGCACCTGTTGCGATCGGTTTGGGCTATTGGTACTTGAGGAATACTGGATCATCTTCTGACaggcaaaaatgtcagttaacgGGTAAGAAGAAAACAAATGTTCAATCTGTGCAGACTACCAACAATGGAGCAGCACGAGGAGCCGACGACGTTAACTCTTCGAATACATCTCAGGAAGCGGTAAAAGTATGAAAGGATTATGTATAACCATCTTTTTGTATGTGTTAACTCACTTTAACCGGAGGCTGCTTACTCCAAACCGTTGCCAACTAATGTTATTCTTGTGTTATTAGAGCCCCTTTGATCAGTCTCAAGATTTCAAAAAAGAAGGTAACAGATACTTTAAGGATGGGAAATACTCTGATGCCATCCGGTGCTACAATGCAGCGATCGATGCATGTCCTAAAGAAAAGGTGTATGACTTATCTACGTTTTACCAGAACAGAGCGGCTGCCTATGAGCAACTGGTTAGTTGATTGGCCTATGTTTCTGTATAGAGGCGATGAAAGTCAATGCAGACATGTAAAAATCCCTGGAATCATTTATTGTATATGTCACTGATAcctgttttctttccattagaaAGATTATGAATCATCAAAAGATGACTGCACCAAGGCACTCGAGTTGAATCCCACGTATGTTAAAGCATTACATCGGCGAGCAAAAGCCTATGAGTCTACCAGTGATTTAAAAAGATGTTTGGAGGATGTGACAGCAGCCTGTCTGCTAGACCATTTCCAAAACCAGGCAGCCATAGCAATGGCTGACAGAGTGCTGAGAGAGTTAGGTAATGCCTTTATCTCTTTCACTTGAGTTAGTTATTAGCTACTGGAGGATGAATTTAATGTATGGGCAATTTCTCTCCTCAGGGCAACAGCATGCTAAAGATGCTATGGCGAAAAGGGGGCCTGTAATACCTTCCAAGCATTTTGTTAAGACTTACTTCAGTTCCTTTCATAGTGACCCACTTTCATTACCAATCTCGAAGGGAAAAGAAGCAGACCCTGTTTTAAATGGAGAATCAGAACCAAAGAGGTGAGTATTCTTGGTGGTATTGAGCCAAACCTTTTGCTCCATGACAGCTTGGTACAGGGCTGATAGTTACATAACAAGACACCACAAACATTTGTTTATGATATTTAATGCAGGATTGACTTACTATTCtccttttcataaaattgaagtCATTGTGATTTTCCTTATTCTGTTTCTGAAGTTTTGATAgaacttaataaaattactgttATATAAGGTGTACATCCCTTAATGATTTTTAGTACTGCATGTCAACCAATATGAGCTTAGGAATATCAGACTTTAATCATTGCCAGTAACAAGGATAAAAATCATGAAACTTCCTTCGTATGCAATGTTTTGGTcttcaatgaaaaaacaaaagatgCCAATGGATCAATATATTCAATTAGTCAAAGTGCTGGGTAGTTTTCTATCTTATAAGATGACTAAACACTTTAATTTCTACAGgaggttaattttatttaatgctagGAAAGGTTCTGCATTAATAGTTTTATGTCATGGAGATGATTAAATCATCTGTGTTTAAATTAGAGTTAGGCAAGTTACTTTTTATCTTATTGATCATTCCAGGGAAATTGTATAGATATCAAAGGAGGAAAAGTActagtaaacaaaaaaatttaaggttACTTGGATTTGAGCCATGCTCTCTTAATTTTTCTGGTGGTTTAATTGATGATGTATGGGGCCAGAAATGGGGAGATCTGAATTCATATTGCAGTcatgtaaaatctattttttccttaGTGCAgatattcatgcatttttattatttttgaagtaattattaaaatgtCTTGGTAGTATCATTATGCCCCATTCACTTTACTCATATTAGAATGTTGGTTGGCAATGTGGCTCTTGCTAACTTGCATTTACACCATGTGATAAGGATGCTCATGATATCTGATGAATAGTTAACTAAATGAAATAGCTTTTTACCAGCTGTGTCCGTCAAGACAAATTGAGAAAACAAGTTGAAGATGATCATTGATGATGCTATCTTGAGTGCCCAacagatttctttgaaaatgaagaataaatcaAGAAGGCCACAATGGAGTAAAGACATGAGAAGAGCAAATACCTAACGTGTATCGTTCATACGTGCAAATAGAAACTGTCGCTATAGCTGATCAGTTTAGATATATGTAGTATTATTATAATAGTAATTTTTCACGGCTACTCTTATATAATCTTACCCGTGCGGTATCCcaagaagagtttttacatgttgttcaccggaaaagtgtaaaatcttacagcCGACCTTCACTTTACATAATTAAGCCATTCTAGAGGACTGATTATAAATCAAATTCAAATATTCGAAGTATGTTGAATCAGCATAATTTCCGGACAAGGAATCACTTCAGAGAATATCAGCATATTTTAATGTTGcttcataaaaaattgtattttgtgaATAAGTAAGGGTATAATTACGAAATTGATGACATGCTGTGTGAGTTGAAACAAAACCTACAAATTATGAATTGTTGAATAGCACGTGCCAAATGAGCCCAGACTGTGTGCTGAATCCTTCGTAAGTCCAACCCATCATAAAGTGGGGGTCTACAGTATACCaataatgttataataataatttatttgtccaaggatctacaagaagatataagacacgtcaaaaaaTCACCTGAAAACCATCATACTACAACGTTTGATCAAGAACCACAGTTTCTGTGGGTTGTTTCTGATTCAATTGATAATTAGTATCATTAATTAATTGATGTGTATTAATTAatgaattgtgaaaattattgGATATTTAGCGAACAAGTAAGGGCTATAGGCTGAAATTTAGCATCATTAGGAGATGGCTGTTATTCCATCGTATGAGTTGAATGCAGTGGAACgcactctaaaggccgttttacatagGGCAtgtaattgtgcaggttagaactgcattaatttctcactaTGGCATGAAATTGcctgaatgcatgaaccaaatgagAATAGGCTATTTTGACCATCTCTCGTCCATGAAATTTCGCATGCATTCTTGTAATTCACCACTTCACGCGGCGCAATTTTGACTGAGCCTTCGTACACATTTGTGCAATTACATGTTCTAAGTAAAACAGCCTTAATcgtgaaaattttttgtattcttaTGTCTCAATTACTATTCTACCAATGTGTAAACTCCACAATGATCCACCTTCACTTTTCTTCAAGAACGTTGGGTTTGAGTGTTGCTGAACTCCCCTGAAATGCAGctaatgctgatttttttccacAGTGGATTCTTGTTGGCAATTGAAGCTTTCCAGGCCCAGAGGTATGATGAAATCATACCAGCTTGTACCGAGGAAATTAATGCCGAGAACTCAAAATATAAGCTTGAGGCTCTTTCCTTGAGAGCAACATTTTTCCTGTTGAGGGGAGAGTACAAAGTAGCCCTGGCGGACTTAGAGAAAGTGATTGAAAATAAGGATGCCAATGTTGAGGTCAGTCACAAGTTATTGAGTGGCGTATCCAGTAGTTGTACCCCTGACCTCTTTAACTGTTGGCTAAATACTTAATGTGCATTCAAAAATTTTGGCACTATTTTCAGTGATAACTCAGATCTTTTatagaaatttttagttaataggTGTTGCCCTGTGGAAAACACTGAGTAATTCAAAGTTCTCAAAGCATTTTTTAAGCAAACAAAAATGGCATGTCTGCAATTAAAGGTCAACATCTCATCAGAGGTTAAGGAATAACATTTGTGCCTTcactttttttttagttaaatagGAATGGCCGTTTCTAAAATTCAACCATTTAATTGTGatcgtttaatatttttattgctcttaGTTTATGctgtgaaattttggtttccaatgTTAAGGTTTGGGGATAGCATTTCAACCCTCAGATCAAGCACATAGCACTTAAGATGTGTGGTAGATTGTATGGAGAAAATTTAGAAAGCTTGGTGAACTaattaattgatgaaaattgAGTCAAGGGAAGGATCATTAACTTTTACATTTGAAGCTGAATTTCATTCTTTGGCTAAGTCTGTTGctattatttatacatatgaaCTATTTTTGTATGTTGTGTATGTTAGATAATATCTGTCGATGTGAGCCAACAATGCTTTTTTGATCATGCTGTGAATGAATGAACTTTTCACTCTATTGGGTTTCATCCTTATTTCCTCcattgaagaatattttaattccttttcatTCTTAGTTGAGGGTAAATGCGCTGATTAAAAGAGCATCTCTTCACATGCAAATGGAAGACCCACCAAAAGCAATAGAAGACTTTAACAGAGCCGCTGAACTGGGACCAGGCATTTCAGATGTGTATCACCATCGTGGTCaagtgagtattttatttttattgttgaatGTGTGCAAAACATGTATGGCGAATGAGTAGAGAATTTGGTCAAATATAATAGGAATTCAAACTTTGGATCAAATGTGAATGGAAAGACATCTAGGCATGCTAAACTaactaaatttcataaatttttatgttatgtaATATTCAAGAATTtccaaggatttttttttctggctGTCATTTGGCAAATCAAGCTAAACCCAAGCCGTTACATAAGGTGTTATATAATGATTTGAAGTTTTGGCCAATCTAATCCCTTGTGGTTAGTGTTTGACTTCTTGATGGAATTTCAAAGCTGTGTGGTTTTTTTTGtcagatatttttggaaaatagttTGTCTCTAAGGGAAAAGGAATGTCTTAATCCCGCTTTGGCTAGTACAATTTTGTGAATTTAAGGTCTCATCTGCTGTAATCATTTAGCTTGCCTTGTCAGGTTTCAATAGCATTTGGGTTTGCTCATACATTTAAGGTTTAAAGGTAAATTTAGGAATTGAAATTCTCTTTTGattgtcattattatttatgAGGATTGTGAACTAGCTCAAAAAGACCCAAGAAAATGATCATTTTAATATCTGGTGCTACTGAGGAAAGATATGAAATCATCATATGTCTATAAGAGGAAGTGAACTTAAAGTGGCATTGCAGAGAGTGGATTGATTGGCAGGAGCAAAGTAGTTATGGAgagaagattttaattttttgtttaggtTTCGAGGCAGTAAATTACTTAGCCAAATATCTTTTTTGGAtcaggaaaaacttaaaatgcTTGAATCAGAATGTAAATGTTGGttgattgatttatatattttgcatACATGTGAAAGCCTGGGGCAAAGTGTTGTCACAGGATAAGAGTTTACAATATATatgtccagtggcgcagcgagggggaggttttgggggataaaccccccccccccagagctcagaggaatttttaagtttaattcattttacttaattgattagtattacttatagaatagtgttaggattaataaaatatctctcaaaaaccggtaaatctagtcattttgaacgattaatcttaaaattttcttgaggaTGGCCCCCTGCAACTCCCaattaccctggtgggtatgcaattcCCCCACATCCCTAAGTATCAGTTGAATTGTTATTAAAgtccctaaaaccccccctagccttaattcctagctgcgcccctgtatatGTCAGAGGTGAATTTAGTATTCATGCACAAGTTGAAGTAAATTGAAGGACCTCGGAAGTTATTGTTGAATGTGGGTAAATCAATGGGGTATTCCTATCCTCACATCAATGTTTGGCTTGATGGAGATATTTTGTTTGTGAAAGTGCTTCACTGCATGGTTTAAGTGCCTTTAGATGCCGTTTTAAGCAATGAAACTGGttgatatttgcaaaaaataaattttgttagaATTGTGACTGATTGTTGTTTGTAATTATACTACAGCTGTAGTGATTTACTCCATTTTGCTTTTTTAAGGTTTTCTTATTGATGGACAAAGCTGCTGAAGCGCAAGCAGACTTCAAGAAAGCTGTAGATCTGAGTCCTGAGTTCCCAATAGCATATGTCCAAAAGTGTTATGCTGACTATCGATATGCTTGCATGGAACAAAATATTGAGAGGGCAAAAAAGGCTATTGAAGAGTTTGAAGAGGCTATTCGCAAATTTCCTAAATGCTCTGAGTGCTGTACACTATATGCCCAGGTATAAAATTATTCTTAATATGGTGGAAATTGGCTCAGcagagcaaataaaaatttacatgatGAAGAAGGAAAAATTAGTCAGTAAACACAGACACACAAAAGTAAAAAGCATTCATAAGTTCATGCAATGGTTTCAGCTCGCTCTGATGCCTTGGAATGTCTAGAATATAGCTAGTTTCTCCTGGCTGAGGAAGACATCAGACGTTACCATAGCCCTTCAATGAAATTTGTGACTGTTCTTCATTTCATGTGcctgtttttctatttttttttgtattgttcatcaagtgttttcatattttttaatgtcttatatgtatttaaaacaatatcgcgtgaaatgaaaataagtctaaatttcctcctttttttattccaaagGTGCTAAATGAGCAACAGGAATATGAAAAGGCTGACAATTATTATAAGAAAGCAATTGAAATCGATCCAGAAAATGCTGCACTCTTTGTCCACAGGGGTAAGTCTTGTGAAATATGTACGAATTCAAAGTCATTTGATTATATGCTTCTTTTTATTCTCAGCTTAAAATGTGGTTGCCGTTTATTGTTATCCTTGAATAACTCAATTTGAAGGTTCAAAGAGCTATTATGATGTTTCTGTATCTGATGCCATCGACTTGTTGAATATTTAGGAAGACGGGATGTCATACACTGTGAATGCCTATTTGTTCTATGTGAGACCAACTTGTTCTGGGAAATTTTGCTATGTGGTGTTTGTCATGAAGTCTGTTTTTAATGATAACAGTGATTAGGGAGACAGTGTTCAGGAAAGTAAGATCTGTACAGGGTTGTATAAGTTGTTTATTAGAGTTGCCACAGTTGTTGAAGTACAGTAATGTACATTACAaaccaatattttacaattacagACTCCACCATTTTCCTAATCAAGCAAAAGCAGTTGCTCCCTTTCTAATAGTATTGGTGTCtgagcaaatttatttatttcaattacctcCAAAAAAACAGCTCAATGAGGCCTTTTACAtagggagtttaaacaatcaacaatagacggtcacacacacccatgtcctggaaggagcaacctatccaggcgagactcgaacccgcgacctacggtatGGTAAGCAAGGACTTACCTCTGCCGTCGCCGAGGCCAACAAATTTTGATGTAATGCTGTGCTCACAGATCATCTTTCTTGGTAGCATTTCTGCAGGCACTTTTGTAGTATTCTGACATAAGTATTGAAGTTGGAGAGTTCTGTATTTTCCAATGTTGTTTCTCTGCatgtaccgtatatgtctgaatatagtccccccttttttttccaaaaatgcctaaggtaaaagtaaaggggagggacaatattcaaacacatttttttaacttttcccgaaactgaagcctcaaaattagggggggggggactatattcagagaaatacggtactttcattagagaaaataaaaattgttgatataacTTCCAATAGAGTGACAAAGTGTAAAGAGATCAGCTTAATTTGACCATGCCTTCAGCTTTGCTCTTACTATATGTTTTTAAACTTGTTCTACGAATAATTGTTATTGTCTGCAATGACATTTGAATCACTCCTTTCCCTATTTTATATAAGGTTTAGGCTGTGATATGTTGCCTTATTTCAatgtgcatgaatattttttgtagggatggtcggatcagataccttggatccaaatatccacggatattatccttcatcggatccaaagttacggaagacatcggatctggatccgaaattttaaatactaatagcttcagtgaatgcaacaccccacaagggtggaaagagttctgattctctcCTCGAATGTgccatcgcatgcgattcttgtcctacgccactggtcagtggtttatccgaagatttttcctattttcatttccaaacccaagcgtagcAGTTtcggtcctgagcatgtaaagatgtttttaaaaaaaacaacttgaaagcctataaaaataatttttaatttataaaaatattaaaatgtgtatgaaaatctgaaaagcattcctttgattgtatgtacctagaataaacttgaataattacttcgtttaatagcaggaatttgaaaatgcatttggatccgaaaatatccgatctgaaagatctggctccgaaaatcaaggatcagttctgaatccggatccgaaaaaaaatcctggatatgtcCATCActaattttttctaaattctcTAGGTCTACTCCAGTTGAATTGGAAAGGTGATGTTGACAAGGcaatttattatattagaaaatcACTTGAAATGGATGATAAGTGTGAGTTTGCCTATGAAACACTTGGAACAATTGAAGTGCAAAGGTAATGTGTCATTTGATTTctgttttgaaagtaaaaaaaaatgcgcCAACACTTTAAATGCTGATGAGTTTATCCCATATTCTGTTTAGGGGAAACTTCCTAGCAGGTGCAGAGCTATTTGACAAAGCTATTCAGCTAGTGAAGACGGATGTAGAAATGTCccatttgttttccttgaagGATGCCGCCAAAGCTCAAGCTGTTGTGGTTGAAAAGTACAAAATTCCAATGCCTGATAAAGAGTAGTCTGTGTTGAAAACAAGATCATGTGTcatgcaatattttcaatgaaccaGCTGAATGCTTGA
The DNA window shown above is from Ischnura elegans chromosome 4, ioIscEleg1.1, whole genome shotgun sequence and carries:
- the LOC124157167 gene encoding TBC1 domain family member 23 isoform X1 → MMALEEDENSWASELETALLTDCSPSDIFSKWKGKKIPDSLRADVWQICFDLQDRKNHSVVFDDIFDLPEQKLLREDCQKFVDKLGNEDEDKVSVISDLESILTFYCKSTKLKYERNNGWIEILLPLIALKLQRTETYNLFQAIINRFIPRCCTKNGVPFHLFRLLLLYHDPQLCSFLDTKKISPDLYCMTWFQSLFAATCNLNAIFAMWDLYFQKSDSFFVFFLALVMMVNAREQIMEMKNETKESIVNALVSMPCALVADDVTDFCSLAQYHALKTPISFRKDLADVMFGPNAHAAVESEAVTISQALCLPVSAEELVANAESTHDSDSLEGVRFFLVDCRPAEQYNSGHLPTAFHLDCNLMLQEPAAFSTAVQGLLSAQRQSLAARSAAGGEHLCFLGSGREEEDQYTHMVVASFLQKHTHYVAMVTGGYQAIHDFLGDDVGTCLQEHNPQSCLVCMPGIIDEESETIRPSSSSQDLFGKISAVMKSKSAEVKEKLMDYIVNPNGNQSVERHVSRNDKVGKRYRNMAPVFSIDDDHEGDGSNTESPEEDERQEVTSIQAWLKKPEIVESFQCKEVKLNKRMYDSYLLVSESHIFLLREIPSRKGYAHVVVKRPLSAIVKITSRKKNPKVITFNYGTREGDELNVVDMDRIFIPEAAEATKLVTTLILESLKEPKS
- the LOC124157167 gene encoding TBC1 domain family member 23 isoform X2 — its product is MMALEEDENSWASELETALLTDCSPSDIFSKWKGKKIPDSLRADVWQICFDLQDRKNHSVVFDDIFDLPEQKLLREDCQKFVDKLGNEDEDKVSVISDLESILTFYCKSTKLKYERNNGWIEILLPLIALKLQRTETYNLFQAIINRFIPRCCTKNGVPFHLFRLLLLYHDPQLCSFLDTKKISPDLYCMTWFQSLFAATCNLNAIFAMWDLYFQKSDSFFVFFLALVMMVNAREQIMEMKNETKESIVNALVSMPCALVADDVTDFCSLAQYHALKTPISFRKDLADVMFGPNAHAAVESEAVTISQALCLPVSAEELVANAESTHDSDSLEGVRFFLVDCRPAEQYNSGHLPTAFHLDCNLMLQEPAAFSTAVQGLLSAQRQSLAARSAAGGEHLCFLGSGREEEDQYTHMVVASFLQKHTHYVAMVTGGYQAIHDFLGDDVGTCLQEHNPQSCLVCMPGIIDEESETIRPSSSSQDLFGKISAVMKSKSAEVKEKLMDYIVNPNGNQSVERHVSRNDKVGKRYRNMAPVFSIDDDHEGGRKLSLWKIKK